A stretch of Saccharothrix texasensis DNA encodes these proteins:
- a CDS encoding Fur family transcriptional regulator gives MDTAGAPKALRKTLHERGMRMTPQRQLVLDAVRELGHATPEQICQRVQVTAPTVNITTVYRTLDLLDRLGLVRHTHLGHGAPSYSVDAHEHVHLVCHRCGRVDEVPCDLLSPLGGTLRDGYGFELDASHLALSGTCHECLSAPKESE, from the coding sequence GTGGACACCGCCGGCGCTCCGAAAGCCCTGCGCAAGACGCTGCACGAACGCGGCATGCGGATGACACCCCAGCGCCAGCTCGTGCTCGACGCCGTGCGCGAGCTGGGGCACGCCACACCCGAGCAGATCTGCCAGCGCGTCCAGGTCACCGCGCCCACGGTCAACATCACCACGGTCTACCGCACGCTCGACCTGCTCGACCGGCTCGGCCTGGTCCGGCACACCCACCTCGGGCACGGCGCGCCCAGCTACTCGGTCGACGCGCACGAGCACGTGCACCTGGTGTGCCACCGGTGCGGCCGGGTGGACGAGGTGCCGTGCGACCTGCTCTCCCCCCTGGGGGGAACACTGCGGGACGGGTACGGGTTCGAACTTGATGCGAGCCACCTCGCGCTGTCCGGCACCTGCCACGAGTGCCTGAGCGCACCGAAGGAGTCCGAGTGA
- a CDS encoding aminodeoxychorismate lyase, which produces MRVLALLDGTLADPDAPLIRVDDFGLMRGDGVFETILVVGGTPRELAPHLDRLARSAAMLDLPEPDRAAFERAVDLVLTNWTGGAEVALKLVYTRGVEGGDGTPTGFALGMDISPKVMAQRAEGIAAVTLDRGIEPGLMDRAPWLLLGAKSLSYAVNMAAIREAERRGAAEVVFTTSSGSVLEGPTSTLVMARGRTLTTPPAELGILPGTTQAALFRAAEREGWAVEVRPVDVAELYAADGVFLVSSVRKITRVHTLDGKALPDAADLHARLADLYESEY; this is translated from the coding sequence ATGCGCGTGCTCGCACTACTGGACGGAACGCTGGCCGACCCCGACGCCCCGCTGATCCGGGTCGACGACTTCGGGCTGATGCGCGGCGACGGTGTCTTCGAGACCATCCTCGTCGTCGGCGGCACACCGCGGGAACTGGCTCCGCACCTGGACCGGCTGGCCCGCTCGGCGGCGATGCTGGACCTGCCCGAGCCGGACCGCGCGGCGTTCGAACGCGCCGTCGACCTCGTGCTGACCAACTGGACGGGCGGCGCGGAGGTCGCGCTCAAGCTCGTCTACACGCGGGGTGTCGAGGGCGGCGACGGCACGCCGACCGGCTTCGCGCTCGGCATGGACATCTCGCCGAAGGTGATGGCGCAGCGGGCCGAGGGCATCGCCGCGGTCACCCTCGACCGGGGCATCGAGCCGGGCCTGATGGACCGCGCCCCGTGGCTGCTGCTGGGCGCCAAGTCGCTGTCGTACGCGGTGAACATGGCGGCGATCCGCGAGGCGGAACGGCGTGGCGCGGCCGAGGTCGTGTTCACCACGTCGTCCGGCTCGGTGCTGGAAGGGCCGACGTCCACGCTGGTCATGGCCCGCGGCCGGACCCTGACCACGCCGCCCGCCGAGCTGGGCATCCTGCCCGGCACCACGCAGGCCGCGCTGTTCCGGGCCGCCGAGCGCGAGGGCTGGGCGGTCGAGGTGCGGCCGGTCGACGTGGCGGAGCTGTACGCGGCCGACGGCGTGTTCCTGGTGTCGAGCGTCCGCAAGATCACCCGCGTGCACACGCTGGACGGCAAGGCGCTGCCGGACGCCGCCGACCTGCACGCCCGGCTGGCCGACCTGTACGAGTCGGAGTACTGA
- a CDS encoding glycosyl hydrolase family 18 protein gives MTLTPAFYIGTIQAGRTTDPYSPTFTLSQAVDPTACAVNGANCDGSGPPPPPPAPTTAEFSLTGSTGKFVVANNTDAVLADWSVTFTLPAGVTASGAQHATISQTGNAVTLNPVHYNRSVGARRSTEPYSPTFTLSSAAEPVTCRVDNANCDGTPDTPPTPPAALHSPVRTTKTVSLAWTASAPGSLPIAGYEVYNGSALATAVTSTSATVVGLVPNTAYSFTVKAKDTKGTLSAASDVLAVTTNNPADDTQPPTAPTNLRGTAKDAGSITVSWDAATDNRGVANYDVYQGGTVKATVTGTTARVDGLSPSTAYTFTVRARDLYDNVSGPGNAVTVTTSDLVDGYARVGYFVQWGIYGRQFFVKNLDTSGTAARLTHLNYAFGNIDPVNLTCLHGVTKGTSPDPQDPNQGDGAGDAEADYSRPFGAAQSVDGVGDTGWEPLRGNYNQLRKLKAKHPHLKVLISLGGWTYSKYFSDVAATDAARKKFVRSCLDVYLRGNLPVHNAAGGPGTAAGVFDGIDLDWEWPGAEGHAGNHIGPDDKRNNTLRIEEFRRQLDELGARTGRRYDLTAFTPADPAKIEAGWDLPQVAKSLDVFNVQGYDFHGAGSDDSWEPNRTGHQGNLRADADDPYPFHFSVENAVNAYTSVGVHPRKITIGLAFYGRGWQGVQAGAKNGEWQSATGAAPGQFAEEAGTRGYSNLLASVPGCAVHHDEAAVATSCFTGNGGQWWTFDDVWAIQKKTAWLKQRGLLGAMIWEMSGDTASGTLINAVDAGLR, from the coding sequence GTGACGCTGACGCCCGCGTTCTACATCGGCACGATCCAGGCGGGCCGGACCACCGACCCGTACAGCCCGACGTTCACCCTCAGCCAGGCCGTCGACCCGACGGCGTGCGCGGTCAACGGCGCGAACTGCGACGGCAGCGGCCCACCGCCGCCACCTCCCGCACCGACCACGGCCGAGTTCAGCCTCACCGGCTCGACCGGCAAGTTCGTGGTCGCCAACAACACCGACGCCGTGCTCGCCGACTGGTCCGTCACCTTCACCCTGCCCGCCGGCGTCACGGCGAGCGGCGCGCAGCACGCCACGATCAGCCAGACCGGCAACGCCGTCACGCTCAACCCGGTGCACTACAACCGCAGCGTGGGCGCACGCCGCTCCACCGAGCCCTACAGCCCGACGTTCACCCTCAGCTCGGCCGCCGAACCCGTCACCTGCCGGGTCGACAACGCCAACTGCGACGGCACGCCCGACACGCCGCCCACCCCGCCGGCCGCCCTGCACTCGCCGGTGAGGACCACCAAGACCGTGTCCCTGGCGTGGACCGCCTCCGCTCCCGGCTCGCTGCCGATCGCGGGCTACGAGGTCTACAACGGCTCCGCCCTCGCCACCGCGGTCACCTCGACCAGCGCCACCGTCGTCGGCCTCGTGCCGAACACCGCCTACAGCTTCACGGTGAAGGCCAAGGACACCAAGGGCACGTTGTCCGCGGCGTCCGACGTCCTGGCGGTGACCACCAACAACCCGGCCGACGACACCCAGCCGCCGACCGCGCCGACGAACCTCCGCGGCACCGCGAAGGACGCCGGCAGCATCACGGTGAGCTGGGACGCGGCCACCGACAACCGGGGCGTGGCCAACTACGACGTCTACCAGGGCGGCACCGTGAAGGCGACCGTCACCGGCACGACGGCACGCGTCGACGGCCTCTCACCGTCCACCGCCTACACGTTCACCGTCCGCGCCCGGGACCTGTACGACAACGTGTCGGGCCCGGGCAACGCCGTCACCGTGACCACGTCGGACCTCGTCGACGGGTACGCGCGGGTCGGCTACTTCGTGCAGTGGGGCATCTACGGCCGCCAGTTCTTCGTGAAGAACCTGGACACCAGCGGCACGGCGGCCAGGCTGACGCACCTGAACTACGCGTTCGGCAACATCGACCCGGTCAACCTGACCTGCCTGCACGGCGTCACCAAGGGCACCTCGCCCGACCCGCAGGACCCGAACCAGGGCGACGGCGCGGGTGACGCGGAAGCCGACTACAGCAGGCCGTTCGGCGCGGCGCAGTCCGTGGACGGCGTCGGCGACACCGGCTGGGAGCCGCTGCGCGGCAACTACAACCAGCTGCGCAAGCTCAAGGCCAAGCACCCGCACCTGAAGGTGCTGATCTCGCTGGGCGGGTGGACCTACTCGAAGTACTTCTCCGACGTCGCCGCCACCGACGCGGCGCGCAAGAAGTTCGTCAGGTCCTGCCTGGACGTCTACCTCAGGGGCAACCTGCCCGTCCACAACGCGGCCGGCGGGCCGGGCACGGCGGCGGGCGTCTTCGACGGCATCGACCTCGACTGGGAGTGGCCGGGCGCGGAGGGCCACGCCGGCAACCACATCGGCCCGGACGACAAGCGGAACAACACGCTGCGGATCGAGGAGTTCCGCCGGCAGCTCGACGAGCTGGGCGCGCGGACGGGCAGGAGGTACGACCTGACCGCCTTCACCCCGGCCGACCCGGCGAAGATCGAGGCCGGGTGGGACCTGCCGCAGGTGGCGAAGTCCCTGGACGTCTTCAACGTGCAGGGCTACGACTTCCACGGCGCGGGCAGCGACGACTCGTGGGAGCCGAACCGCACCGGCCACCAGGGCAACCTGCGCGCCGACGCGGACGACCCGTACCCGTTCCACTTCAGCGTGGAGAACGCGGTGAACGCCTACACCTCGGTCGGCGTGCACCCGCGCAAGATCACCATCGGGCTGGCGTTCTACGGCCGCGGCTGGCAGGGCGTCCAGGCCGGCGCGAAGAACGGCGAGTGGCAGTCGGCGACCGGGGCGGCGCCCGGTCAGTTCGCCGAGGAGGCGGGCACGCGCGGGTACTCGAACCTGCTCGCGAGCGTGCCGGGCTGCGCGGTCCACCACGACGAGGCCGCCGTGGCCACGTCCTGCTTCACCGGCAACGGCGGGCAGTGGTGGACCTTCGACGACGTGTGGGCGATCCAGAAGAAGACCGCGTGGCTCAAGCAGCGCGGCCTGCTCGGCGCGATGATCTGGGAGATGTCCGGCGACACCGCCTCCGGCACCCTGATCAACGCCGTGGACGCCGGCCTGAGGTAG